In Gadus macrocephalus chromosome 11, ASM3116895v1, a single genomic region encodes these proteins:
- the adam28 gene encoding disintegrin and metalloproteinase domain-containing protein 28 isoform X2: MAPTPPLLLLLLWALRVSALLSIAACVCAEPDRTEEYEVVRPIRLHSLHKRHAEYSRPDSLKYAMTVRGRDIEMHLERNRELITDDYSETYYRDDGSPVTTRPTNIDHCYYLGRILNDSQSTASISTCDGLRGYFQTAAQRYAIEPLAAAGGDDHEGEGDHAVTALGDRPAPTQPGPAPSVCGVTNTTWDDGGAEFEPPTGRSRSRAAGPTLFQRQKYLELFLVADNREYLKMKKNKVALRTKLFEVVNFVNMVYKPMNTFVALVGLEVWSTKDLILVTAPAGATLDAFNNWRNKELLKIKKNDNAQLISGIDFEGATVGLAYVGTMCSGHSAGVVQDHSERAIAIGATLAHEMGHNLGMNHDDSSACTCSGDSCIMAGSLSWDIPKTFSSCSTSSYEKYLNKRSPACLLNKPGSGGLVAPSVCGNGFLERGEDCDCGSLEECTNRCCNATTCTLTTGSECAFGECCEDCKILPRSRECRRQQDECDLPEFCDGTRSVCPENVFSMNGLPCDAGNGYCYNGQCPQKEDQCVKMYGPAARVARQYCYDANKRGTYYAFCKRTSNKHIPCQSQDVNCGKLFCSGGQSDPNYGRMVAFSDCKAAFFGDASADYGQVDTGTRCAEGKVCSMNECVDLQAAYRNTNCSAKCPGHGVCNHRSECQCEPGWVPPHCSAVDQSVDALSNEGVIAIVVVLLLLVLGAVAVVIGVLYKRRRITRLPTVNPQKKTIAMDNPGYRSNTGVPSQSSTPPVHRPKAAPPPPPPAGNRPKPPPAGNKLKPPPAGNRPKPPAPSYAAARQALRPVPPPKP; the protein is encoded by the exons ATggcccccacaccccccctcctcctcttactgCTGTGGGCTCTGAGGGTCAGCGCACTGCTCTCGATCGCAG CGTGCGTCTGTGCTGAGCCGGACAGAACCGAGGAGTACGAGGTCGTCCGACCGATCAGACTGCACTCGCTTCACAAGAGACACGCAGAG TACTCACGGCCGGACTCTCTGAAATATGCGATGACCGTCCGAGGAAGAGACATTGAAATGCATCTGGAGAGAAACAG GGAGTTGATAACCGACGACTACAGCGAGACGTATTACCGTGACGATGGGAGCCCGGTCACGACCAGGCCCACCaacatt GACCACTGCTATTACCTGGGCAGAATCCTCAACGACAGCCAATCAACGGCCAGCATCAGCACGTGTGACGGCCTCAG ggGCTACTTCCAGACGGCGGCGCAGCGCTACGCCATCGAGCCCCTGGCAGCGGCGGGCGGGGACGACCACGAGGGCGAGGGCGACCACGCCGTCACGGCGCTGGGCGACCGGCCCGCCCCCACGCAgccgggccccgccccctcggtGTGCGGCGTCACCAACACGACCTGGGATGACGGGGGGGCCGAGTTCGAGCCCCCGACCGGACGCAGCCGCTCGCGGGCTGCG gGCCCGACTCTGTTCCAGAGGCAGAAGTACCTGGAGCTCTTCCTGGTGGCTGACAACCGCGAG TAcctgaagatgaagaagaacaaGGTGGCTCTGAGGACCAAACTGTTTGAGGTCGTCAACTTCGTCAACATG gtgTACAAGCCGATGAACACCTTCGTCGCTCTGGTGGGTCTGGAGGTGTGGTCCACCAAGGACCTCATCTTGGTCACGGCCCCCGCGGGCGCCACACTGGATGCTTTCAACAACTGGAGGAACAAGGAGCTGCTGAAGATTAAGAAGAACGACAACGCCCAGCTCATCAg CGGTATTGACTTCGAGGGCGCCACAGTTGGCCTGGCCTACGTTGGCACCATGTGCTCTGGACACTCTGCTGGAGTAGTGCAG GACCACTCGGAACGGGCCATCGCCATCGGGGCCACGCTGGCCCACGAGATGGGCCACAACCTGGGCATGAATCACGACGACTCCAGCGCCTGCACCTGCTCCGGAGACAGCTGCATCATGGCCGGCTCCCTCAG CTGGGACATCCCCAAGAccttcagcagctgcagcacctCGAGCTACGAGAAGTACCTGAACAAGCGCAGCCCGGCGTGTCTGCTGAACAAGCCCGGCTCCGGGGGCTTGGTGGCCCCGTCGGTGTGCGGGAACGGCTTCCTGGAGCGGGGGGAGGACTGTGACTGCGGCTCGCTGGAG GAGTGCACCAACCGCTGCTGTAACGCCACCACGTGCACTCTCACCACCGGATCGGAGTGCGCGTTCGGAGAGTGCTGCGAGGACTGCAAG ATCCTGCCGCGGTCCAGGGAGTGCCGTCGGCAGCAGGACGAGTGCGACCTGCCCGAGTTCTGCGACGGAACCCGCAGCGTGTGCCCGGAGAACGTGTTCTCCATGAACGGCCTGCCCTGCGACGCGGGCAACGGCTACTGCTACAACGGCCAGTGTCCCCAGAAAGAGGACCAGTGTGTGAAGATGTACGGCCCAG CGGCGCGGGTGGCCCGGCAGTACTGCTACGACGCAAACAAGCGTGGGACGTACTACGCCTTCTGCAAGAGGACCAGCAATAAGCACATCCCCTGCCAGTCCCA agatgTGAATTGCGGTAAGCTCTTCTGCAGTGGTGGCCAGTCGGACCCCAACTACGGCCGCATGGTGGCGTTCTCTGACTGCAAGGCGGCGTTCTTCGGGGATGCAAGCGCTGACTACGGTCAGGTGGACACGGGCACCAGGTGTGCCGAGGGAAAG GTGTGCAGCATGAACGAGTGTGTGGACCTGCAGGCGGCCTACAGAAACACCAACTGCTCCGCCAAATGTCCCGGCCACGGg GTGTGTAACCACCGGTCGGAGTGCCAGTGTGAGCCGGGCTGGGTGCCCCCCCACTGCAGCGCCGTGGACCAGAGCGTCGACGCTCTGTCCAATG AGGGCGTCATCGCCATCGTGGtggtcctgctgctgctggtgctgggaGCCGTTGCCGTGGTGATAGGGGTCCTCTACAAGCGCAGGAGGATAACCAGGCTGCCCAC GGTGAACCCCCAGAAGAAGACCATTGCCATGGACAACCCCGGTTACCGCAGCAACACCGGCGTTCCGAGTCAGAGCAGCACTCCGCCG GTACACCGGCCCAaggcagccccccctcccccacctcccgcTGGGAACAGACCCAAGCCCCCTCCCGCTGGGAACAAACTCAAGCCCCCTCCCGCTGGGAACCGACCCAAGCCCCCTGCCCCGAGCTACGCAGCCGCACGCCAG GCTCTGAGGCCGGTCCCGCCACCAAAACCCTGA
- the adam28 gene encoding disintegrin and metalloproteinase domain-containing protein 28 isoform X1, with translation MAPTPPLLLLLLWALRVSALLSIAACVCAEPDRTEEYEVVRPIRLHSLHKRHAEYSRPDSLKYAMTVRGRDIEMHLERNRELITDDYSETYYRDDGSPVTTRPTNIDHCYYLGRILNDSQSTASISTCDGLRGYFQTAAQRYAIEPLAAAGGDDHEGEGDHAVTALGDRPAPTQPGPAPSVCGVTNTTWDDGGAEFEPPTGRSRSRAAGPTLFQRQKYLELFLVADNREYLKMKKNKVALRTKLFEVVNFVNMVYKPMNTFVALVGLEVWSTKDLILVTAPAGATLDAFNNWRNKELLKIKKNDNAQLISGIDFEGATVGLAYVGTMCSGHSAGVVQDHSERAIAIGATLAHEMGHNLGMNHDDSSACTCSGDSCIMAGSLSWDIPKTFSSCSTSSYEKYLNKRSPACLLNKPGSGGLVAPSVCGNGFLERGEDCDCGSLEECTNRCCNATTCTLTTGSECAFGECCEDCKILPRSRECRRQQDECDLPEFCDGTRSVCPENVFSMNGLPCDAGNGYCYNGQCPQKEDQCVKMYGPAARVARQYCYDANKRGTYYAFCKRTSNKHIPCQSQDVNCGKLFCSGGQSDPNYGRMVAFSDCKAAFFGDASADYGQVDTGTRCAEGKVCSMNECVDLQAAYRNTNCSAKCPGHGVCNHRSECQCEPGWVPPHCSAVDQSVDALSNEGVIAIVVVLLLLVLGAVAVVIGVLYKRRRITRLPTVNPQKKTIAMDNPGYRSNTGVPSQSSTPPTQVHRPKAAPPPPPPAGNRPKPPPAGNKLKPPPAGNRPKPPAPSYAAARQALRPVPPPKP, from the exons ATggcccccacaccccccctcctcctcttactgCTGTGGGCTCTGAGGGTCAGCGCACTGCTCTCGATCGCAG CGTGCGTCTGTGCTGAGCCGGACAGAACCGAGGAGTACGAGGTCGTCCGACCGATCAGACTGCACTCGCTTCACAAGAGACACGCAGAG TACTCACGGCCGGACTCTCTGAAATATGCGATGACCGTCCGAGGAAGAGACATTGAAATGCATCTGGAGAGAAACAG GGAGTTGATAACCGACGACTACAGCGAGACGTATTACCGTGACGATGGGAGCCCGGTCACGACCAGGCCCACCaacatt GACCACTGCTATTACCTGGGCAGAATCCTCAACGACAGCCAATCAACGGCCAGCATCAGCACGTGTGACGGCCTCAG ggGCTACTTCCAGACGGCGGCGCAGCGCTACGCCATCGAGCCCCTGGCAGCGGCGGGCGGGGACGACCACGAGGGCGAGGGCGACCACGCCGTCACGGCGCTGGGCGACCGGCCCGCCCCCACGCAgccgggccccgccccctcggtGTGCGGCGTCACCAACACGACCTGGGATGACGGGGGGGCCGAGTTCGAGCCCCCGACCGGACGCAGCCGCTCGCGGGCTGCG gGCCCGACTCTGTTCCAGAGGCAGAAGTACCTGGAGCTCTTCCTGGTGGCTGACAACCGCGAG TAcctgaagatgaagaagaacaaGGTGGCTCTGAGGACCAAACTGTTTGAGGTCGTCAACTTCGTCAACATG gtgTACAAGCCGATGAACACCTTCGTCGCTCTGGTGGGTCTGGAGGTGTGGTCCACCAAGGACCTCATCTTGGTCACGGCCCCCGCGGGCGCCACACTGGATGCTTTCAACAACTGGAGGAACAAGGAGCTGCTGAAGATTAAGAAGAACGACAACGCCCAGCTCATCAg CGGTATTGACTTCGAGGGCGCCACAGTTGGCCTGGCCTACGTTGGCACCATGTGCTCTGGACACTCTGCTGGAGTAGTGCAG GACCACTCGGAACGGGCCATCGCCATCGGGGCCACGCTGGCCCACGAGATGGGCCACAACCTGGGCATGAATCACGACGACTCCAGCGCCTGCACCTGCTCCGGAGACAGCTGCATCATGGCCGGCTCCCTCAG CTGGGACATCCCCAAGAccttcagcagctgcagcacctCGAGCTACGAGAAGTACCTGAACAAGCGCAGCCCGGCGTGTCTGCTGAACAAGCCCGGCTCCGGGGGCTTGGTGGCCCCGTCGGTGTGCGGGAACGGCTTCCTGGAGCGGGGGGAGGACTGTGACTGCGGCTCGCTGGAG GAGTGCACCAACCGCTGCTGTAACGCCACCACGTGCACTCTCACCACCGGATCGGAGTGCGCGTTCGGAGAGTGCTGCGAGGACTGCAAG ATCCTGCCGCGGTCCAGGGAGTGCCGTCGGCAGCAGGACGAGTGCGACCTGCCCGAGTTCTGCGACGGAACCCGCAGCGTGTGCCCGGAGAACGTGTTCTCCATGAACGGCCTGCCCTGCGACGCGGGCAACGGCTACTGCTACAACGGCCAGTGTCCCCAGAAAGAGGACCAGTGTGTGAAGATGTACGGCCCAG CGGCGCGGGTGGCCCGGCAGTACTGCTACGACGCAAACAAGCGTGGGACGTACTACGCCTTCTGCAAGAGGACCAGCAATAAGCACATCCCCTGCCAGTCCCA agatgTGAATTGCGGTAAGCTCTTCTGCAGTGGTGGCCAGTCGGACCCCAACTACGGCCGCATGGTGGCGTTCTCTGACTGCAAGGCGGCGTTCTTCGGGGATGCAAGCGCTGACTACGGTCAGGTGGACACGGGCACCAGGTGTGCCGAGGGAAAG GTGTGCAGCATGAACGAGTGTGTGGACCTGCAGGCGGCCTACAGAAACACCAACTGCTCCGCCAAATGTCCCGGCCACGGg GTGTGTAACCACCGGTCGGAGTGCCAGTGTGAGCCGGGCTGGGTGCCCCCCCACTGCAGCGCCGTGGACCAGAGCGTCGACGCTCTGTCCAATG AGGGCGTCATCGCCATCGTGGtggtcctgctgctgctggtgctgggaGCCGTTGCCGTGGTGATAGGGGTCCTCTACAAGCGCAGGAGGATAACCAGGCTGCCCAC GGTGAACCCCCAGAAGAAGACCATTGCCATGGACAACCCCGGTTACCGCAGCAACACCGGCGTTCCGAGTCAGAGCAGCACTCCGCCG ACGCAGGTACACCGGCCCAaggcagccccccctcccccacctcccgcTGGGAACAGACCCAAGCCCCCTCCCGCTGGGAACAAACTCAAGCCCCCTCCCGCTGGGAACCGACCCAAGCCCCCTGCCCCGAGCTACGCAGCCGCACGCCAG GCTCTGAGGCCGGTCCCGCCACCAAAACCCTGA